TACATAGTTGATTTTGAGTTGAATTTTAAGCATCCTCAAAACTTAAAGCATTTGCAGCTATCAGGTCCCTTCAGTTCTACAGATCACTCAGGCTCTAACTGAAGCAGCTAGCTCTACCACAACTGAATTATTCATTTTGTCATCTTCTGGAAAAGAATCACATGACCAAAAAAATTGTGTCTGCTTGTGATATACTACTACAAAGAATTTAAGTGTGAATTTTTAGATCCATGCTGTGCTTTTGTATGTGGTCTTTTTGATTAGATCATAGCACAGTTAAAAGCAGAAATGCGTGCATCAGAGTATAAAAGCAGATCCCGAAGGACAAGTATTGCATCCAGTGTTTACCAGGTATGAAAGCTGTTGTTTCGTACATAGATATTTCATGGTATTTATAGATGCCACCAGAATCACTAGCAAGTGTCACATCATTGGCCGTTGAGCCTAACGAATCAAACAATAGCAAAATTCAACTGGTTATTCCTCAGCCAGGCACTAGTGATGAAACGCGTGAGCATGAAGCTGGTGGTGATGATGTTGCTGCTAAAAGTCTAACTCCTGCAGCGGTACACTAATGTATAGTGAATGTATTTCATTATTCCTTGTTGTGTATTAATGTAGGCTGAAAATAATACTGAGGAGAGGAAGATCTCCAAAAAGGTATAATACAGTGGGGAAGTTTGGCATAGGGGCAGTGCTGTACTTTCAAACTCTTTCATTTATTGCTATAAAAAGAGTGCCATTAGAGCTGGTTTAAAAATTCATGTTTTGCTGTTGTGTAGAACTAGTGGATGGGGAAGGAGGTAAGAGCATAACAGATTTTGTAAGAACACAATGGTGGTAGGCTTGTCTTCTCCATCATCACATGGCTTGAGTGTCACAGCAGGGACAGCTGCAGTACCCATGAGTTCATAATGATTTGTACATTGTTTAGTTCTATTGCTAATTACTTTCAAAATTAAAGTTTACACTTATTCTAAAATTAAAAGCAAATTTTCCTTGGAACATGCACACTTAGATGGCTGCATATGATTAACATATATTTGCCTGTTGAATGCTTCACACACAACCATGCAATACTCACTCCTAATGTTATATAGAAAATTGTGTATGAAAATATTTACCAAGTCCTTAAGTGTTATTGCTTATACTACAACATATGTAaaattacaaatacaaagagaaaagaaaaaagttaataataaataaaaacaaacaGTCCATAAATTTGGAGTGGACAGAGTCTAATGATAGTATAGAACCTGTTGTAATATGGTCACATGTATATAAAGGCCACCTCTAAAGGCCAACTTTAAACTGATTTCTCAATTGAGAACTTTACACACAAGCAGCCACCTGACTATATTAAGACCAAAAAATTTTGGTCCAAAAGTGGCATAGACAGgatctactgtacatgtattgtggTCACTTATGTTTAGTATGCGGAGTGCAAATCAAAAGTGATTGACAAACATCTCACATTATTGGAAGAGTTAATAGTCCAAAGTAACAGCCAGATTAAAGTGGCACTGAAAAAGAAAAGTGAATTGATTGTGCAACTTAATTTGGATATATATGAACTGGTACGTTTGTATGTGTCTATGTGTACTGaatgatagtgtgttgtgtttgtggACTAGTGTCATGGAGTTTACAGCTGTCTGTGTGAAGCATCTAATTCTGCTGTCTTCCTATTAGGAATTGATGGTAAGTGTACAAGTTGGGGAGTTATCCCAGGTTTGATTATTGTTATAGCCACCCAATTTTATAATATTGTGGGTTTCAAGCTGTCAAATTAATTCTTGTCCGCTAGAGAGTAGGTTGTTCCTCCACAGTTTACACTGTAACAGTCTTTTATATTGGCCAGcagttgtaattacatgtgaaTTTTTAACTTCACTATCATATTCACATCTCATAGCATGATGTAACTTGGTGCAGCCAGGTTACATCATGTGGCTATGAGATGTGCTAAAAATATATAGAGCTAAAATTTATCAGCATCATGATGGttattcttggccgccacattttatttcacaactttcaaAACCCAACTTGATCTCAAATACACATTTGTTGAGCTTAGTTAACTCCATAGCTATTACTTGATTTCTTTTAAAACTTTGTGGCTACTATTTGGAGACAAATTTTCCCATCAGTACTTTATTCTGTAGCTGgatgtgacaacaaatcagCCATTTTGTTCTAATAATTAAGACACAAGATATTGCACTGTGTAGCCAATAAAGCTGGTGTACCATATCACCAACACGAAGTTAGAAACACAATTTTCGTGTGTAAATACCTTAAAATTTTAGATAAGCTCTATATATCAGAATAGTTACAAATTATTTACTTATCATAAATTGACTAGTATATACAGCAAAGTGCACACAGGAAGTGATTAAATACAGTGTCACACATTAATTGCAAAGTACTATCAATAGTTAAAGTGCACAAATTTACAAAACAATACCAGGATGctttaataaaacaatcatctACAAAACTAgtaatgtattctaatagaacagtcaatttgtTGTGCTGCGTGTTGTATGTAAACTAAACACTGTTGATATCACAGGTTCAGAGAAACTGTTCACTTTGTTGAACCAGTGTACGATAGCATGGAATTCACAAGCAAAAGTAGTACACTAACACTGTATTGTCAAGTGAATGTTATCAACAATTTATATAGCACTTGAAGAATGAAAGTGTGAATGAGTTTCTAAAGCAAATGATTGACAACACTGAGAAAGGTCAGGTGCAAATTATGAATATGAGTACCAAATGTTAACTATCAGATGCTGGAAATGTGTCCATTGAGATTGAGAAATTCATCAAGCGAAAGGTGATTGCTAATACTATTATATGTCACTTAATAGCTTAAAGTGTAACGATCATTACATTGCACAATTGCTTAAGTATAATGACTTTGTTTTTATTATAGCTCAAGTCAAAAAAGACACTGCTAAATAAGGAAATTAAAATGGTAAATTGTATGTACAATCACTGCTGTATTGTACAATGAATTGATACAGTGTGCTGTGGCAATTCAAGATTGGTTGCTTAAAACAATTGTGGAAATTCAAGGAAATATTCAGTCAATACAATTTTGGTaaggttgttgttgttgtttgtttatttgtttgtacacAACATGCATGGAAAATATTGTAAGACAGGGATTCTTACAAATTTAGCTTCTACCCTTCCACAATTAAGCTCTGGAACGATTTACCTTTCGCATCATATTACAGCTCATTAGATGATTttaatgattatgattatgatgtgatttgggttgaggcttagaagcctacacccattcaattacatacatacacatacataaattagatgcaataaacaaaaattaactatgaatataattattgcattaacataaatctatagtcataaaagtaattatctacagctgatttaaaattatttaataaagaatttcctacaatatcactcgtaagattgttccaatcattaattactctagtaccaaaatagttgacccgacatgaaaggtgggcagggggcttaagtaatttatatgcatgacctctagtttgtgtattgtgggagaaagtaaaaaagttggagtgatccagattgaagtaatcgttcaacatcttgaaaagaaatattaagtcaccacgtctgttcctgtacaaaagagatggtaaattcattgatgtcagtcgatctatgtaagacttgtctcttaaagatggtactagttttgtagcatgccgttgcacaccctcaagtttacgttgatctaatacataatggggtccccaaattacatttccgtattctaatattggtcgaaccattgatttgtacaactgtgatagtacaaattcattcaaatcgataaagcttcttttcatacaagccaatacCCTGTTCGCTTTCATTGCTACTTTAGAAGCGTGTTGGTGGAACTTTAAATTCGCATCAAATATAATACCCAAGTCCTTATGACAATTAACTGAGTCCAATGAGACACCATTAAGATAGTAGCCTCCAAAGCTGTGTGTGGCTCGACCAAAGTGAATcactttacatttagtaacattgAACTTCAGTTGCCACACATCACACCATTTGGCTAGATTATCTAAATCAGTTTGGAGTTGTACATGGTCTGCCAATGTAGAAATGGTTCGTATAAGCttggtatcatctgcaaataaaaacacatgacttgagatggatttcggcatatcattaacataaataaggaagagaagaggtcctagaattgatccttgtggaacaccactCTTCACATCTTGCCAACATGATTTTTCCCCATTTAAAACAATGCGCTGTCTCCTATTGGATAGAAATCCATCAATCCATCTAAGAAGGTTGCCTGTAATTCCATAGTGTTCAATCTTATACAATAAACGTTTATGTGGCACACTATCAAAAGCTTTTTTGCAGATTTAAGGACAAGATTAGAATGTACTTTAATTGATGATGATTTTATTTCCCTACCTCCCCCTTCCCCCAATTGAGGTTGTACAATTATGACTATATTATATTATCTATATTGAGAGATGAAAACAAGGCcgggatctacaggatttagctCTCTgtaaataaccaatgaaatctGAGTATTCTatcttgctgtggtctaaacaCATTACCATATACCGCGTATGCAAACACATAGTCAGAGTATCTATCAGCCTTCATAGTCACTTACACAGCTCCTAAAATTAATGGAACATGACCATATAGCTAGCAGTTTTGCATATCATGTATGATACTTGCTATAGTGGTCGTTTGTATTTAGCCACCAGTTGCAGATGAAAGACTGTGATGACAAGAAATCTCACGAACTACATGATGTTACCAATAAGGTATTCACTTATTGTGCATGTACAATGGAGCAGTCAAACAGTTGGAACCACCACATTTTTCATGTGTCCTTTTTGCCTTAAAAGTCAACAACTATAAATTCTTTTGGTTAATTGCTATTTTTGCTGTATGTGTAGTGTTAAGTTACTAGTTCAGTGTACAGGCTGAAATTAGTGATGATGTTAGTGTTTGCCATGCAGATTAATGCCACTCTCAATGAGATTAGTGCAACACTGAGATTGTTGAAAGTCAAAGATGGTAAACATAACTAACACCTATTAACATCAATCATGTGCTTTGACTCTACTCAGATGGTTCAGTGCGTTCTGTTAAAAATTCAAATAATAAAGTGAAGGTGTGTCATTAGTAGTATAGTGTCAGCATCTCATGATGACATCATCATGTACTCCCCCCATAGGAGTGCTTAGTTACTCCTAAATCTGATGAACCTCATGACCTTGCTATAAGCCATGTATTCCTGGCACAAAATGAACTGTTCTCAGGTATACTGACATAGTGTTGTTTGGGATTAAACACTAATAATAAACTTTTCTTCAGCTGTGAATACTTTGAGAGGAAACATTGCCGCTCAACTTCGAAAATTGGTACATTACAACAACAATGTGTTCTAATAGTAATGTTATCGTCCTACAGTATGGTGTTCATTTGTGCTCTTCATCTTGGAGAATACGGTCATTTAACCAAACTACAAAAAGGGACACAATGGAACATCGGCCATCTATTTGTAATTTCACTAGTATGGAACAAGACCAATTGCAAGCCATTAAAGCCCCTGCGGTTAGTCGCTTACCTTATAGTTAGATAATTTTGAGGGTTGTGACTTTCAAAACTGTAACTGTTTTTTTTTAGTTGTGCTGTTGAGAATTTAAACTTATTACTATGGTAGCAGATTTAATGCACTAACTAAACTGACAATACAAAAGCTACGTGATatgaagtagcacaacatcaacttgagAATTTGTTGAACTAATTGACAACTCTTGAAATTTTCTTAGGCTATATGGCACTTTATATGAAACTTGTAATTATGAACAAGTTGTTATTTAGAGTGATATTCACCCAACTAGCAATCATCTACTCAGTCAAAACTCAACACCAAAGCTTAGATCACAGCCCTTACTACCATCAAGATCAAAACCTACAGCAAATCAACTAAACAACTACCCACAACATTATCAACTGGCACAAAATGGACACAACTTTTTAGTTACTGCGGTAAGTAGCTATATTATTACAAACAAAATACAGTGGTATGGTTTCACTACTTCCAGCCACTGTATGAGACCAGCAGTGAGTGTTCACCAGATCAGCAGGTTGATCAAGGTCCTGTAGGTTTACAGTCATCTAATGGTAATCCTAGTCATCACCAGCGTGCACCAATGGTAAGTGCTCAGTgctgggcaagttactttttaaagtaactagttacatattacttacaactgaactatttagttacagttacatattacccataaaataaagtaactataataatattacatattatattactttgtgtccacaacctGTGTGAAACTACAGCtgaactaccaccttatcacatgacatgatttcgttgttgggcaatgtgcaaatcttggttataagtaagaagctggtgaataagcttcattcagtggGCTTCATtactaggtgttactcagtgaattactaatgagattagtaacttcgttacttatagtaataatattacattcgttacagtaactatattacttaggtaacgtgttataATTGTaaataaagtaacttgagttatattacctgtttttatagcgtattacttagttatcacaaaagtaataatattgtgtAACGTGTTACTCCTAACACTGTAAGTGCTGTAACCCTCATTTATAATTCTGTAAACTGCATGGTATGAAATGTAGAGCATATGTATTCACAAGCTTAGCTAGCTGTATTCCTCTTCCACTCTAGCTATCAAAACGTCCATCTATCATCACTGTATCTCAGATCCAAGCTCCTCAATCCAAAGTTAACGTACATCAAAGAAAGCCAGAATCATTTCGTAAAACTACAACACAGGAGAGAATGCAAAATTATTTCAATCATTTGCAAGTGAAATACTCTGGCCGTTCACAGCTTGAGGGAGTGGAACCACGGTCTGTGAGTGCCTTATCACAAAGATCAGTCTTGTCTCCTAATACATTTAATGCTGGACTGAATGTTACTACTGGTGGGTTTCCTCAACCAAAGAGAGCTCCTATGCAGAGGATTGGAAATTTTGCATATCCCACCAGGAAAGTTTCAGAACAACCTGCTGAATTAGATCCTCGTGGCGTAGAAATGACATCAAATAGTGGTGGAGCTAATGGGAGTGTAGAAAGGAGACCATTTTCTGCACTCTCGGGTAGAAGTTTGCCCAAGTGGAGCAGACTGCATAATGCTTACAGCAAGCAAAGCAGTTCAAAAAGGCCGCATGCTTAACCTTGCTACTATACACTAGTAGCATACTGAACTGACTCATAACTACTGTGTGTTCACAAATTTTTGTTGTGATAAAGACTGTCAATGTATATTTGGCACTTTTGATTACTGTGTGTACTGAGTGTATGCACAATTTGTGAGAGATGATTGGCATGTGTATTGAAAGAACAACAGAACAAACTTGAAACTAATTACCTTACAACTGTACGTCTCTTTGTAGTGGTAAAGAGGCCACAGTGGCAGTTGTGTGTATAACAATAGTTATTGCCGAGGTTACTGCTGATCGTGAGGAACTATGCCTTTACATACTGCATGGTGTCTGCATCTTTTGACTTTATATGCAAACTTATGTGCCACATCAGTATTGGCAATCATGTATgcgttatgcacctatcaatgtcacgccccacctaccccaggtcgggcagcaggtggggatttgtcaACCAAGCTCGTCCCCAGGGTAagggcatttgcaacacgaataTCCGTACTTTTCCATACTGTTGTGATTCCCGGGATAATTAGTGGGGGATTCGTAACTAAAAGTTGTCTCCAGGCCCAGGGGCGGGGAATTTgcaatctcgcatttgcaagtCCCCAACAATCTccacctctgcccgacctggggtaggtggggcttgacattgataggtgcattattatTCCTACATCTGTACATACAATTGAAACAGCTTCTGCGGTCTAAAATAAAGCTTCTGCAGTCTTAATGGCCAGTTCAGCACGATTTTGACGATGCACAAAGCATAATCTATGGAACATCTTTCCTTGGCTTACCTTCACCCTTCATTTTGTCGCTTTGTGAGGGTCCCTGACTACACGTATAACTTGTTAGTTATACTTGGGAGAAAGCGTCTGGATTTCCGCTAGCATCTATCACGAACGCTAGCTTAGCTAGTCTTTTCCGTCCGCGCCATGAATTATTCCGTGGCAGTTTTTTTAGCCACCACCAGCTTACGGATTGATCACAGCCACTCATAAGAAATTATTGCGACCATCAGCGGCAAACCTAAGCTGAAGAAAGGTTTGAGCtccaccttacacataatgCGGAACTTGTATCGCGGACGGAAATACAAGGCCGGCTACGCGGCTCTCCGTTCTACATAATGCAATACTCACGCGACATCACGCGCATTTTACACGAGTACCTGCCACATTTAATATTTTACACGGGTAATCGGTACAGAGCAACAAAAAAACATACAACAGTAACAAAACTACAAGTGAACAGAATAAATACCGTATACAGAGTTATATTATTGCAATCATTAACATTATAGTGTAGGCGAATTGTAAAATGAATTAAGCTGATGATGAAATGAGTACTGTATCTCATGTAGTTTTGGTATGATGTGTTGCTGAACAGTCACTGTATTGTGAAGAACGTTGTGAAGTGGTTGATGCTGATGTACTGCTATTAGCTGGTCTGGGCTGAGAGGTATTGGTCTCTTCTACACTGGGGTCACAAGCTAGTATGTTACTGATTCGTAATCTTCGCTCAATGCTAGCCCGACTTCTAAATGTGAAATTTTGAAACCTATAAGAACAGGACACAAATAGTAACAATaaacactacaaacaaattgtcttgTCTTACCTGCTAAATCTACCACCACCTTCTCTCTTTCTCCTATACAGCAATACTCCACATATTATTGCCACTAATACTACAAGTGTTGATACACATGAGCCAACCACTGCTCCAACTATAATAATAGTGTTTTTATTACTTGTTGATTCAACAGATTCACTAGAATTGGTACTGGAGCCACCAGGGCTAGAAGGCTGCTCCACTGGCTCACTGCGGCAGTAATCATTTGACGCTGGCACATAATACACTGGACAATAACGATCCACTACCACACTGTCACTGCGTATCTTCAAAGTTGGTTTAGTTTTTACCCAATTCTGTAATGCATTCAGTAACTGTGTAGTGTTCACCTCCCCAGTGGAAACAATTCTGCCAGTGAATATCCCTGTTTTAGGTCCTAAGCACAAGAAGTCAGTTTCCACAAGTCGGTAGTTTGATAACTTCAGATCACATTTAAACAGTTCTCTGAATCTTTCAGTaccaagtacagccagtatTTGATCACTAAAGTTTCTACTAATTTTTTTCTCCGCACCAGTCTGTAGATGTCAAACAGCAGTagtaacacacatacaaacataaacactgtatacatacacagtgtacacatacacactatacGCAAAC
The Dysidea avara chromosome 7, odDysAvar1.4, whole genome shotgun sequence genome window above contains:
- the LOC136261062 gene encoding uncharacterized protein, whose amino-acid sequence is MGKEYAECKSKVIDKHLTLLEELIVQSNSQIKVALKKKSELIVQLNLDIYELCHGVYSCLCEASNSAVFLLGIDGSEKLFTLLNQCTIAWNSQAKHLKNESVNEFLKQMIDNTEKDAGNVSIEIEKFIKRKLKSKKTLLNKEIKMCAVAIQDWLLKTIVEIQGNIQSIQFCHQLQMKDCDDKKSHELHDVTNKINATLNEISATLRLLKVKDDGSVRSVKNSNNKVKECLVTPKSDEPHDLAISHVFLAQNELFSAVNTLRGNIAAQLRKLYGVHLCSSSWRIRSFNQTTKRDTMEHRPSICNFTSMEQDQLQAIKAPASDIHPTSNHLLSQNSTPKLRSQPLLPSRSKPTANQLNNYPQHYQLAQNGHNFLVTAPLYETSSECSPDQQVDQGPVGLQSSNGNPSHHQRAPMLSKRPSIITVSQIQAPQSKVNVHQRKPESFRKTTTQERMQNYFNHLQVKYSGRSQLEGVEPRSVSALSQRSVLSPNTFNAGLNVTTGGFPQPKRAPMQRIGNFAYPTRKVSEQPAELDPRGVEMTSNSGGANGSVERRPFSALSGRSLPKWSRLHNAYSKQSSSKRPHA
- the LOC136259963 gene encoding uncharacterized protein, giving the protein MGLLALWLGVLLWSYCHVASGIDCSHFTFDDSLEDDSDYVDGSGGYNIGDDLRLMAYAKDEWNLKVTWNTSRYTAPTKGWTYKVQFVVNTTYNTTFGWQMFSETKEVPTNKSQVVFPLYNPGAVYNITLLVAGDNQCLQQRVVVTNLPGHEDAVAHFQIKLNFYTFKSCNKKLQKTGAEKKISRNFSDQILAVLGTERFRELFKCDLKLSNYRLVETDFLCLGPKTGIFTGRIVSTGEVNTTQLLNALQNWVKTKPTLKIRSDSVVVDRYCPVYYVPASNDYCRSEPVEQPSSPGGSSTNSSESVESTSNKNTIIIVGAVVGSCVSTLVVLVAIICGVLLYRRKREGGGRFSRFQNFTFRSRASIERRLRISNILACDPSVEETNTSQPRPANSSTSASTTSQRSSQYSDCSATHHTKTT